A single region of the Dromaius novaehollandiae isolate bDroNov1 chromosome 27, bDroNov1.hap1, whole genome shotgun sequence genome encodes:
- the PNPLA1 gene encoding omega-hydroxyceramide transacylase: MAEEDIRASGTPFSLSFSGSGFLVLYQVGVVQSLLELAPELLRSACKVYGSSAGSLIAAAVVCGTNLDDLKEFFFASAKEARKTILGPLSPRCSLLANIKAVLQRTLPENSHQVASGRLHISLTRVVDGQNVMVSEFSSKEELIQALLCSCFLPIYCGFIPPSYRGVRYVDGGFTGLQPVSSLEEAVITVSPFTGELDICPRDCPAIFFCFQIFNGSIQISIENLCRISYALFPPSSMVLNDIFSQGYQDTALFLCRNDAFGTNYFDGNFRFASMCGKTDLPRSNGTLNSLGRRVPRYLAPRFLPGLARWRKQQFGLRDPLSKVLLQLYVLPARMPAFVRKGLQQLWGLLEEISSMVKWFQKLLRNMVPGLPKRAVARG, encoded by the exons ATGGCTGAAGAGGATATCAGGGCTTCGGGCACTCCATTCTCGCTCTCTTTTTCGGGCAGTGGCTTTCTCGTCCTTTATCAGGTGGGAGTGGTGCAGTCCCTTCTGGAGCTGGCTCCAGAGCTGCTCAGGTCAGCATGCAAGGTCTACGGGTCATCTGCTGGATCTCTCATCGCAGCGGCCGTGGTGTGTGGCACCAACCTCG aTGACctaaaagaatttttctttgcaAGCGCAAAGGAAGCCAGGAAAACCATCCTGGGCCCTCTTTCTCCCAGGTGCAGCCTGCTGGCAAATATCAAGGCTGTTTTACAGAGGACACTACCAGAGAACTCCCACCAAGTGGCTTCGGGAAGGCTGCACATCTCCCTCACGCGGGTGGTAGATGGCCAGAACGTCATGGTGTCTGAGTTCAGCTCCaaggaggaactcattcag GCtctcctctgcagctgctttcTTCCTATCTACTGTGGATTCATCCCTCCGTCCTACCGAGGTGTG CGATATGTTGATGGAGGATTCACCGGCTTGCAGCCTGTTTCCAGCTTGGAGGAAGCCGTGATCACTGTGTCCCCATTCACAGGAGAGCTTGATATCTGTCCACGGGACTGTCCTGCTATCTTCTTCTGTTTCCAGATCTTTAATGGCAGCATTCAGATCTCAATAGAAAACCTGTGCAGGATTAGCTACGCTCTCTTTCCACCTAGCTCCATG GTCCTGAATGACATTTTTTCCCAAGGGTATCAGGACACCGCCCTTTTCCTGTGCAGGAATG ATGCCTTTGGCACAAACTATTTTGATGGCAACTTCCGATTTGCCAGCATGTGTGGGAAGACTGACCTGCCACGATCCAATGGGACACTGAACAGCCTAGGCAGAAGGGTACCACGGTACCTGGCACCACGCTTCCTTCCAG GCCTGGCTCGGTGGAGGAAGCAGCAGTTTGGATTGCGGGATCCACTGTCAAAAGTCCTGTTACAACTATATGTGCTCCCTGCCAGGATGCCAGCTTTTGTCAGGAAGGG gCTACAGCAGCTGTGGGGATTGCTGGAAGAGATCAGCTCCATGGTAAAATGGTTCCAGAAGCTCCTCCGAAACATGGTGCCTGGTTTGCCTAAAAGAGCTGTGGCCAGGGGGTGA